The following is a genomic window from Nisaea sediminum.
GCCCGTTTTCGTACATCAGAAGAGCCGCCGGCGCGGCCTCGCCCATCAGCAAACGTCCACCCACGAGGGTGAAACCGATGGTCTCGAGCCGCGGGATCTCGAAGGACATGCCCATCCGGTTCGACAGCCATGCCGAGAGATGGTCGGCATCCGTCCCGCTGACCTCGACCGGATGCCGGACTTCGGGAGCGTAGACCGTATAGGCAGTCGCGGCCCGGTCGGCGATCCGGGCGGCATCACTCGACGGACCTCCCAGATACCCATTGGCAAACCAGCCGGATGCTCCGCCGACCAGAAGGCCCGCAATGGCAGCGGCGGCCGCGAAACGGACGTGGAAACGGGGGCGCCGGGGCGGAACGAGAAAACCGGACTCGATCTCCGTCGCCGGTTCGCCAAGGGCCGGATCCAGAGCTTCGCGCAGCGTCTCGTTGAGCGATCTGTATTCCGCGACCTGTCGCGCCGCGTCCGGATGCTCCGAGAGATAGGCTTCGACCGCCGCCGCGCGTGCGGGCGATAGCCTGTCGTCCGCGTAGGCGTGAAAGTCGTCGGTGGTGATCGGAAGGTCGTCGTCGTGGTTCGTCGGCATGTCACTTCACCTGTCTGATGGCCGGCGTCGCGGCCGCGCGGAAACAGAGTTCGCGCAACCGTTCCCGCCCCCTGTGCAATCTCGACATCAACGTGCCCGTCCGCACACCGAGGATCTGGGCCGCTTCCTCGTAGCTCAGCCCCTCGACGGCGACGAGCATGACCGCCTCGCGCTGATCATCGTTCAGGCTATCGAGAGCAGCCAGAACCTGCCGCACCTCGGCGCGCTGTTCCTGCTCCGCGGCGGAGGACAATTGCACCGTTCCGGCATCGATGGACACCAGATCCGGGCGGACGGCCCGGCTCCGCACCTGATTGACGAAGATGTTGTGCATGATGGTAAACAGCCACGGCCTCAGCCGTCTGTCCTGCTGCCAGAGATGGAACCGGCTCAACGCCCGCTCAAGGCAACTCTGCACCAGATCGTCGGCGCCGTCCCCCCCACGG
Proteins encoded in this region:
- a CDS encoding anti-sigma factor family protein produces the protein MPTNHDDDLPITTDDFHAYADDRLSPARAAAVEAYLSEHPDAARQVAEYRSLNETLREALDPALGEPATEIESGFLVPPRRPRFHVRFAAAAAIAGLLVGGASGWFANGYLGGPSSDAARIADRAATAYTVYAPEVRHPVEVSGTDADHLSAWLSNRMGMSFEIPRLETIGFTLVGGRLLMGEAAPAALLMYENGQGRRMVVYVRNDLAGARRTPMQYRRNAGAGVVYWVDGHKGFGLSGGFSEQELSGAARIVRALYES
- a CDS encoding sigma-70 family RNA polymerase sigma factor; amino-acid sequence: MTHQKDARLLLTEEIPHLRRYARVLTRGGDGADDLVQSCLERALSRFHLWQQDRRLRPWLFTIMHNIFVNQVRSRAVRPDLVSIDAGTVQLSSAAEQEQRAEVRQVLAALDSLNDDQREAVMLVAVEGLSYEEAAQILGVRTGTLMSRLHRGRERLRELCFRAAATPAIRQVK